The Papaver somniferum cultivar HN1 chromosome 3, ASM357369v1, whole genome shotgun sequence genome includes a region encoding these proteins:
- the LOC113357522 gene encoding uncharacterized protein LOC113357522 produces MDSVEMDHDGEHLNEDTSAELLPFPRYDIYGEPEVVPRVGDQYQVEIPERERESDNFKKTVSQFGAAGTSHSSPMGLSIPVMWVYDQVDDIKFERPKLQWDPDDRVGANRSERKARHKNSDHKGTSTKAKVEPFVKLDSRKNSTIAGNQMDVDLPSMDEKCDLIAKSYCPVPGSASNSWRDVEKDRFLLGLYIFGKNLVQVKKFVESKEMGDIQSYYYGRFFRSDAHRRWSEGRKIRNKKCVHGQKLFTGSRQQELLSRLLPHVPKECRDSFIEAGKKLTEYTITLEDYISMMKETVGIETLVEAVGIGKGKRDLSGISDSVRSNQAIPVRQEIPTGKECNSLTSADILKFLNGDFRLSKARSNDLFWEAVWPRLLARGWHSEQPKYQGYNNGNKNSLVFLIPDVKKFSRKRHVKGNHYFDSVTDVLDKVVSDPTLLDVEVEEAPRENDNKEAHGWAPEMDQDIHSDHQRHCYLKPPLSSSNSDLVKFTVVDTSLINGERPFKMRDLRTLPIETNNTSTPSSISRETVGVSFKERLDDPGSVDMLVDDPQQDTVTSRPRKGNSNADSLVGVSRQCVSINGSVIGSFPMENHEFQYAAVNDNKHVRKMSKCILQKRAKSGESNSSNLVKKRKKVGPCAKKERSSSTNNISTHFRVKEEEPSSSLDSPDACVHMVPEVYPFQDKVSTGSSTKEDRHDSNEKLVSRRAERRVMIDLNALPEYEDGDPFFMEEGDFHYDESTKGLSLPAEVIQSEDLQTSVRTSNGISSAEDKPTLNARRQSSRNRPLTAKALEALAGGYVTTNRKSRDKKSLSRDNSFTRPSARVRAKGCVATGSANTKVDERVEEACSSNTDMLRETLIRSEIGGGDDSMLSLSLSLKLPYHSEIFAERYNQSRDQSCCSSPKGFLLGCQVVSTGVRSDY; encoded by the exons ATGGATTCTGTTGAAATGGATCACGACGGTGAGCACCTTAACGAAGACACATCTGCTGAGCTTTTGCCTTTTCCAAGGTATGATATCTACGGGGAACCAGAAGTAGTTCCTCGAGTTGGAGATCAGTACCAGGTGGAAATTCCAGAAAGAGAAAGGGAATCTGACAACTTCAAGAAAACCGTATCTCAATTTGGAGCAGCTGGTACTAGTCATTCTTCACCAATGGGATTATCCATTCCAGTTATGTGGGTTTATGATCAAGTCGATGATATCAAATTTGAAAGGCCAAAACTGCAATGGGACCCAGATGATAGAGTGGGTGCAAATAGGTCTGAAAGGAAAGCGAGGCACAAAAATTCAGACCATAAAGGTACAAGTACAAAAGCTAAAGTTGAACCTTTTGTGAAATTGGATAGTAGAAAAAATAGTACGATAGCTGGCAATCAGATGGATGTGGATTTACCTTCAATGGATGAGAAATGTGACTTGATTGCCAAAAGTTACTGTCCAGTTCCAGGTTCGGCAAGCAATTCCTGGAGGGATGTTGAGAAGGATAGATTTCTCCTCGGTCTTTATATTTTTGGGAAGAATCTTGTTCAGGTGAAGAAATTTGTTGAAAGTAAAGAGATGGGTGATATACAGTCATACTACTATGGGAGATTTTTTAGGTCTGATGCACACCGTCGATGGTCAGAAGGCAGGAAGATAAGAAACAAAAAATGTGTACATGGGCAAAAGCTTTTCACTGGATCACGGCAACAGGAATTGTTATCGCGTTTGCTTCCCCAtgttcccaaggagtgcagagaTAGTTTCATAGAG GCGGGGAAGAAATTAACAGAGTATACTATTACGCTTGAGGACTATATCTCTATGATGAAGGAAACAGTGGGCATAGAAACACTGGTAGAAGCTGTGGGAATCGGCAAGGGTAAGCGAGATTTGAGTGGCATTTCAGACTCTGTAAGGAGCAACCAAGCTATCCCTGTTCGTCAAGAAATTCCAACTGGCAAAGAGTGTAACTCTCTTACATCTGCGGATATCCTTAAGTTTTTAAATGGTGACTTCCGTTTAAGCAAAGCTCGTTCTAATGATCTATTTTGGGAAGCCGTTTGGCCCCGTTTACTTGCCAGAGGATGGCACTCTGAGCAAcccaagtatcaaggttataaTAATGGTAACAAGAATTCTTTAGTCTTTCTCATTCCGGATGTTAAGAAGTTCTCAAGAAAACGACATGTGAAAGGAAATCACTATTTTGATTCCGTCACTGATGTTTTGGACAAAGTGGTATCTGATCCAACTCTTCTTGACGTTGAGGTAGAAGAAGCACCTAGAGAAAATGACAACAAGGAAGCGCATGGGTGGGCTCCAGAGATGGATCAGGATATTCATTCAGATCATCAACGCCATTGTTATCTGAAACCGCCGCTTTCAAGTTCTAATTCAGATCTAGTGAAGTTTACTGTTGTGGATACCAGTTTGATAAATGGGGAAAGACCATTCAAGATGAGAGATCTAAGAACCTTACCCATAGAGACTAATAATACTTCTACTCCATCAAGTATATCTAGAGAAACTGTTGGAGTAAGCTTTAAAGAGCGACTGGACGATCCAGGCTCAGTTGATATGTTGGTTGATGACCCTCAGCAAGATACTGTTACTAGTAGGCCGAGGAAGGGTAACTCTAATGCAGATAGTCTAGTTGGTGTTTCAAGGCAGTGTGTTTCAATTAATGGCTCAGTCATTGGCAGTTTTCCCATGGAGAATCACGAGTTTCAGTATGCCGCAGTTAATGACAACAAGCATGTGAGGAAGATGTCGAAGTGTATATTACAAAAGAGAGCAAAATCTGGAGAgtcaaactctagtaatctaGTGAAGAAACGAAAAAAAGTAGGTCCTTGTGCTAAAAAAGAGAGAAGCTCGAGTACAAATAACATATCTACACATTTTAGAGTAAAAGAAGAGGAGCCCTCTTCCAGTTTAGACTCACCTGACGCCTGTGTACATATGGTTCCTGAAGTATATCCATTTCAAGATAAAGTATCGACTGGTTCTTCAACTAAAGAAGACCGACATGATAGCAATGAAAAGCTAGTCAGTCGGAGAGCTGAACGGCGGGTTATGATCGATCTGAATGCACTACCGGAATATGAAGATGGTGATCCCTTCTTCATGGAGGAGGGGGATTTCCATTACGATGAAAGTACGAAGGGTTTGTCTCTGCCAGCTGAAGTAATCCAATCAGAGGATCTTCAAACGTCAGTGAGAACCTCAAATGGTATCTCTAGTGCTGAGGATAAGCCTACTCTTAATGCCCGCCGACAGAGTTCAAGAAATCGACCGCTAACCGCAAAAGCATTGGAAGCTCTGGCTGGTGGGTACGTAACCACAAATAGGAAATCAAGGGACAAGAAATCTTTGTCAAGAGATAACTCATTTACAAGGCCCTCTGCTCGAGTCCGTGCAAAGGGTTGTGTTGCTACGGGGAGTGCCAATACCAAGGTGGATGAGAGGGTTGAGGAAGCATGCAGTAGTAACACTGATATGCTTAGGGAGACCCTTATTCGGTCTGAAATAGGAGGAGGTGATGATTCAATGTTGAGCTTGAGCTTGAGCCTGAAACTTCCCTATCATTCTGAAATTTTTGCTGAAAGATACAATCAGAGTAGGGACCAATCTTGCTGTTCTTCTCCCAAGGGTTTTCTTTTAGGATGTCAGGTTGTTTCTACAGGAGTGAGATCAGATTACTAG